One Vicinamibacterales bacterium DNA window includes the following coding sequences:
- a CDS encoding fused MFS/spermidine synthase produces MEQALPGRAHAAAAPQARHVAAAGTLVVPIFAAAMFLSGFLLFMVEPMAARMVLPILGGVPMVWNGCVVFFQIVMLAGYGYAFGTSRWVPLRRHVLVHGVLLLVPAAVLPFAIGSGTSAPPDGNPLAWLLLLLSATIGLPFFVLSTSASVFQHWLSRTDHPSARDPYFLYSASNLGCLLALASYPTVVEPVLTLHAQARLWAFGYAGFVALAAGCGAVAWWRMAPHAIAQRVEEPVRAAPPLSWPRRARWMALAFVPSSLMLAVTSYVSTDIAAVPLLWIVPLSLYLLTFSLAFGKRGAAADAIAARAVPLLVVPLALVMIAKLRAPLTAILLIHLGAFAAIALSCHASLAKDRPEASRLTEFYFWISFGGMLGGLFNTLAAPVLFNSIVEYPLVVAAACLLFRTREAAAWKGSAADVVLPLAVGGLTAGILIVGASKGAPLAVQLAALSLPAILTFAQRREAHRFGWCVAALMAASLAFDNAGERVLYATRTFFGVYRVSEDLQGRYHALAHGTTLHGLQALAPERRNEALTYFHRTGPFGQAWAALPRAARARDVAVVGLGVGTLASYATPAQRWTFFEIDPAIERIARTREQFTFLEACGARCPVVIGDARISLNRVPERSYDVLVLDAFSSDSIPIHLMTREAVALYLSRLVPDGLLVMHISNRHLTLGPIVARLAESHGLTALQQIDRGGARKPEGKSDSHWIVMARNPADLAPLAADPRWSPLTPRPGTPLWTDDFSNILSVLHAR; encoded by the coding sequence ATGGAGCAGGCTCTTCCCGGGCGCGCGCACGCCGCCGCCGCGCCGCAGGCGCGCCACGTCGCGGCCGCCGGTACGCTCGTCGTTCCCATCTTCGCCGCCGCGATGTTCCTGAGCGGCTTTCTCCTGTTCATGGTCGAGCCGATGGCGGCGCGCATGGTCCTGCCGATCCTCGGCGGCGTGCCGATGGTGTGGAACGGCTGCGTCGTCTTCTTTCAGATCGTGATGCTGGCCGGCTACGGCTACGCGTTCGGCACGTCGCGCTGGGTGCCGCTCAGGCGCCACGTGCTGGTGCACGGCGTGCTGCTGCTCGTGCCGGCCGCGGTGCTGCCCTTCGCCATCGGGAGCGGCACGTCGGCGCCGCCGGACGGCAATCCGCTCGCCTGGCTGCTGCTTCTCCTCTCGGCGACGATCGGATTGCCGTTCTTCGTGCTGTCGACGAGCGCGTCCGTCTTCCAGCACTGGCTCTCGCGCACCGATCACCCGTCGGCGCGCGATCCCTATTTCCTGTACTCGGCGAGCAATCTCGGCTGCCTGCTCGCGCTGGCGTCGTATCCGACCGTGGTCGAGCCGGTGCTGACGCTGCACGCGCAGGCACGGTTGTGGGCGTTCGGCTACGCCGGGTTCGTCGCCCTCGCCGCCGGCTGCGGCGCCGTCGCCTGGTGGCGGATGGCGCCGCACGCGATCGCGCAGCGCGTGGAGGAACCCGTCCGGGCTGCACCGCCCTTGTCGTGGCCGCGGCGAGCGCGCTGGATGGCGCTCGCGTTCGTGCCGTCGAGCCTGATGCTCGCGGTGACGAGCTACGTCTCGACCGACATCGCGGCGGTGCCGCTGCTGTGGATCGTGCCGCTGTCGCTCTACCTGCTGACGTTCTCGCTCGCGTTCGGCAAGCGCGGCGCCGCGGCGGACGCGATTGCCGCCCGGGCCGTGCCGCTGCTCGTCGTGCCGCTCGCGCTCGTCATGATCGCCAAGCTGCGCGCGCCGCTGACGGCGATCCTGCTGATCCACCTGGGCGCGTTCGCCGCCATCGCGCTGAGCTGCCATGCGAGCCTCGCCAAGGATCGTCCGGAGGCGTCGCGGCTGACCGAGTTCTATTTCTGGATCTCGTTCGGCGGCATGCTCGGCGGGCTGTTCAACACCCTCGCCGCCCCGGTGCTCTTCAACAGCATCGTCGAGTACCCGCTCGTCGTCGCCGCGGCGTGCCTGCTGTTCAGGACTCGAGAGGCCGCCGCGTGGAAAGGCAGCGCCGCCGACGTCGTGCTGCCGCTGGCCGTGGGAGGCCTGACGGCGGGGATTCTGATCGTCGGCGCGTCGAAGGGGGCGCCGCTCGCGGTGCAGCTCGCGGCGCTGTCACTCCCCGCCATCCTGACGTTTGCGCAGCGGCGCGAGGCGCACCGCTTCGGCTGGTGCGTCGCGGCGCTGATGGCCGCGAGCCTCGCCTTCGACAACGCCGGCGAGCGCGTGCTCTATGCGACCCGGACGTTCTTCGGCGTGTATCGCGTCAGCGAGGATCTGCAGGGGCGCTATCATGCGCTCGCCCACGGAACGACGCTGCACGGGCTGCAGGCGCTGGCGCCGGAGCGGCGCAACGAGGCGCTGACCTACTTCCATCGCACCGGCCCGTTCGGCCAGGCCTGGGCGGCGCTGCCGCGCGCCGCGCGCGCGCGCGACGTCGCCGTCGTCGGCCTGGGCGTCGGCACGCTCGCCAGCTACGCGACACCGGCGCAGCGCTGGACGTTCTTCGAGATCGACCCGGCGATCGAGCGCATCGCCCGGACCCGCGAGCAGTTCACGTTCCTGGAGGCCTGCGGCGCGCGCTGCCCCGTCGTGATCGGGGATGCCCGCATCTCGCTGAACCGGGTGCCGGAGCGCAGCTACGACGTGCTGGTGCTCGACGCGTTCAGCTCCGATTCGATCCCGATCCATCTGATGACGCGCGAGGCGGTGGCGCTGTATCTCTCGCGGCTCGTCCCCGACGGGCTGCTGGTGATGCACATCTCCAACCGTCATCTGACGCTCGGCCCGATCGTCGCCCGGCTCGCCGAGAGCCACGGACTCACGGCGCTGCAGCAGATCGATCGCGGCGGCGCCCGCAAGCCCGAGGGCAAGAGCGACTCGCACTGGATCGTGATGGCCCGCAACCCCGCGGACCTGGCGCCGCTCGCCGCCGACCCGCGCTGGTCGCCGCTCACCCCCAGGCCGGGCACGCCGCTCTGGACCGACGACTTCTCGAATATCTTGAGCGTCCTGCACGCGCGCTGA
- a CDS encoding sugar phosphate isomerase/epimerase, with protein sequence MSTRDLSRRAFLSMSAAAPFAFSAALHGQKKIPVGLELYSVRGELAKDLLGTVAAVGKMGYQVVEFYAPYMQWTPDRAKEVRKVLDDNGLKCPSTHNGVQSLTADGLQKAIELNQIIGSKYIIIASSPAKTADEWKAFAGQLSQASAQLKAAGMATGFHNHAIEWKPVDGQRPMDILAANTPGDVVLQFDVGTCLEAGADPIAWINAHPGRIKSAHCKDWAPDRGYNVAFGEGTAPWKPLLDALEKTGGVEYYLIEQETGAQQDGELPMVQRCLANWKKLGR encoded by the coding sequence CGTTCTCGGCGGCGCTGCACGGCCAGAAGAAGATCCCCGTCGGCCTCGAGCTGTATTCGGTTCGCGGCGAGCTGGCGAAAGATCTGCTCGGCACGGTGGCGGCCGTCGGCAAGATGGGCTATCAGGTCGTCGAGTTCTACGCGCCCTACATGCAGTGGACGCCGGATCGGGCGAAAGAGGTCCGCAAGGTCCTCGACGACAACGGTCTGAAATGCCCGTCGACGCACAACGGCGTCCAGTCGCTGACCGCCGACGGCCTGCAGAAAGCGATCGAGCTGAACCAGATCATCGGCAGCAAGTACATCATCATCGCCAGCTCGCCGGCCAAGACCGCGGACGAGTGGAAGGCATTCGCCGGGCAGCTCTCGCAGGCCTCGGCGCAGCTCAAGGCGGCCGGGATGGCGACCGGGTTCCACAACCATGCGATCGAGTGGAAGCCGGTGGACGGACAGCGGCCGATGGACATCCTCGCGGCGAACACACCCGGCGACGTCGTGCTGCAGTTCGACGTCGGGACGTGCCTCGAAGCGGGCGCCGACCCGATCGCCTGGATCAACGCGCACCCCGGACGGATCAAGAGCGCGCACTGCAAGGACTGGGCGCCCGATCGCGGTTACAACGTCGCCTTCGGCGAAGGGACCGCCCCGTGGAAACCGCTGCTCGACGCGCTCGAGAAGACGGGCGGCGTCGAGTACTACCTGATCGAACAGGAAACCGGTGCGCAGCAGGACGGCGAACTGCCGATGGTGCAGCGCTGCCTCGCGAACTGGAAGAAGCTGGGTCGCTGA